Proteins found in one Carassius auratus strain Wakin chromosome 12, ASM336829v1, whole genome shotgun sequence genomic segment:
- the cbx1b gene encoding chromobox protein homolog 1b: MSQTPEPSADAAVTEAPVTQSETKQSTAGKKQNKKKVEEVVEEEEEEYVVEKVLDRRVVKGRVEYFLKWKGFSDEDNTWEPEENLDCPDLIAEFLKSQKTAESGGKRRAESDGDGKETKKRKDEPEKLRGFARGLDPERIIGATDSSGELMFLMKWKNSDEADLVPAKEANVKCPQVVISFYEERLTWHSYPTEEEEKKDDKN, encoded by the exons ATGAGCCAGACGCCAGAGCCTTCAGCCGATGCAGCTGTGACTGAAG CTCCAGTCACTCAATCTGAAACCAAGCAATCAACAGCagggaagaaacagaacaaaaagaAAGTGGAAGAAGTggtggaggaggaagaagaggagtaTGTTGTGGAGAAGGTCCTGGATCGGCGTGTGGTGAAGGGAAGAGTGGAGTATTTCCTCAAGTGGAAAGGCTTTTCTGA cGAGGACAACACCTGGGAACCAGAGGAAAACCTAGACTGTCCTGACCTCATAGCAGAATTCCTTAAGTCGCAGAAAACGGCTGAATCTGGAGGCAAGAGGCGGGCCGAGTCAGACGGAGATGGAAAGGAGACCAAAAAGCGCAAGGATGAG CCTGAGAAACTCAGAGGTTTTGCACGTGGTTTGGATCCTGAGAGGATTATTGGTGCTACAGACTCAAGTGGAGAACTCATGTTCCTCATGAAATG gAAAAACTCTGATGAAGCTGATCTAGTACCAGCCAAGGAGGCAAATGTAAAGTGTCCACAAGTGGTCATCTCCTTTTACGAGGAACGTCTCACCTGGCATTCATACCCCACtgaagaggaagagaagaagGATGACAAaaactag
- the nfe2l1b gene encoding endoplasmic reticulum membrane sensor NFE2L1b isoform X1 → MLYLKKYFTEGLIQFTILLSLIGVRLDLDTYLNNQLPPLHEIILGPSSAYTQTQFHNLRNTLDGYGIHPKSVDLDHFFATRRLLNQVRSLDHLRVPSTELSAWLVHRDPETVVSATSQSGPSIALDNGGSLEDVNNSDASAMRGAGSASETTYSLSGEDSLGAVAPEDSQEQGERESSDDLSKEDIDLIDILWRQDIDLGAGREVFNYSSRQKESEADKPNEENEEAGGREESWRNGLNLQAVQSLTHVDGETGESIPTELTSLGAQTSLSMQECLRLLEATFPFGEEPEFQATGPTSQLRDSTEETPTTSQGIALQATLSQSDTPLDLEQQWQDIMSIMELQDMEVNTAENVTMNDDPNNNNASTTESATIGSFELPQSTLINQDVSLHQASLPSCSQDFPTLFNPELDSTVGQQPTLVRLSSSNSSNINSTFGATNLTGLFLPPPLNSTTNLTTTPVLPDPFSSLLEESMLDEISLLDLAMEEGFSQDQASQLKDELDSDSGLSLDSSHSPASPSNSETSCSSAASSSSTSATFSEEGAVGYSTDSEAAAAEAEEGAVGGYQPEYSKLCRMSYQDPSQFHGIPQLENVNHNHTYNLPLPSSYSERSQLSASCSKKGRDKQMQQTKLQPPQDCMDRQSSRDERRARAMDIPFSNDKIINLPVEEFNELLAKHHLNEDQLALIRDIRRRGKNKMAAQNCRKRKLDTIMKLEQGVQDLQREKAHLLKEKMEYCKCIRQTKQKVQSLSQELFAQLRDEEGRPYSASEYFLQYGPDGVLLMPRNMSTEQSNKPEKKQKDKKK, encoded by the exons ATGCTTTACTTGAAAAAGTACTTCACAGAGGGTCTTATTCAGTTCACTATCCTCCTGAGTCTAATTGGGGTACGGCTGGACTTGGACACTTATTTAAACAATCAGCTCCCCCCACTCCATGAGATCATCCTGGGCCCCAGCTCGGCCTACACCCAGACGCAGTTCCACAATCTCCGTAACACCCTGGACGGCTATGGCATCCATCCTAAAAGTGTGGACCTGGACCATTTTTTCGCCACTCGTCGGCTTCTGAACCAGGTGCGCTCCCTGGATCATCTGCGTGTGCCCAGCACCGAGTTGAGTGCCTGGCTGGTGCATCGTGACCCAGAGACTGTGGTTTCGGCAACCAGTCAGTCCGGCCCCAGTATTGCCCTGGACAATGGGGGCAGCCTGGAGGACGTGAACAACTCTGACGCCTCGGCCATGAGAGGGGCTGGCAGTGCTTCTGAGACCACTTACAGCCTCAGCGGAGAGGACAGCCTGGGAGCCGTGGCCCCTGAGGACAGTCAGGAGcaaggggagagagagagcagcgaCGACCTCTCCAAAGAG GACATTGACCTCATAGACATCCTATGGAGGCAGGATATTGACCTTGGTGCTGGCCGAGAAGTGTTTAACTATAGCAGTCGGCAGAAGGAAAGTGAGGCTGATAAACCTAATGAAGAGAACGAGGAGGCAGGTGGAAGAGAGGAAAGCTGGAGAAATGGACTTAATCTCCAAGCAGTGCAGAGCCTAACTCATGTTGATGGAGAGACAGGAGAGAGCATACCTACGGAG CTTACCAGTCTCGGTGCTCAGACTTCATTATCCATGCAGGAATGTCTGAGGCTTCTGGAGGCCACCTTTCCGTTTGGAGAAGAGCCAGAG TTCCAGGCCACTGGACCCACCTCACAGCTGAGAGATTCAACCGAGGAAACACCTACAACATCACAAGGGATCGCTCTACAAGCCACTCTGTCACAGTCTGATACACCACTAGACCTGGAGCAGCAGTGGCAGGACATAATGTCAATAATGGAACTGCAG GACATGGAGGTCAATACAGCAGAAAATGTCACCATGAATGATGACCCCAATAACAACAATGCCAGCACCACTGAATCAGCCACAATAGGAAGTTTTGAACTCCCACAGTCCACTCTCATTAACCAGGATGTTAGTCTCCACCAGGCTTCGCTTCCAAGTTGCAGCCAGGACTTTCCCACACTCTTCAACCCCGAGCTGGATTCCACCGTGGGACAGCAGCCTACCCTAGTCAGGCTCTCTTCTAGCAACTCCTCCAATATCAATTCAACATTTGGAGCTACTAACTTGACCGGCCTCTTTCTTCCACCACCTCTAAACAGTACTACAAACCTAACCACCACGCCGGTGCTGCCAGATCCATTTTCCAGTCTGTTGGAAGAGTCTATGCTGGATGAAATTAGCCTGCTAGACCTGGCGATGGAAGAGGGTTTCAGCCAAGACCAGGCTTCTCAGCTCAAGGATGAGCTCGATTCCGACTCAGGTCTTTCACTGGACTCTAGCCATAGCCCAGCCTCACCTAGCAACTCCGAGACATCCTGCTCATCAGCCGCATCATCTTCATCAACCTCTGCTACCTTCTCGGAGGAAGGTGCTGTGGGCTACAGCACCGATTCAGAGGCGGCCGCAGCAGAAGCGGAGGAAGGAGCTGTCGGGGGCTACCAACCGGAGTATAGCAAGCTGTGCCGCATGAGCTACCAAGATCCCTCTCAGTTCCATGGCATTCCGCAGCTGGAAAATGTCAATCACAACCACACCTACAACCTACCACTGCCATCGTCCTACTCTGAGCGTTCTCAGCTGTCCGCATCCTGCAGCAAGAAAGGCAGAGACAAGCAAATGCAGCAGACGAAGCTCCAGCCACCACAAGACTGCATGGACAGGCAGTCTAGCCGTGATGAACGCAGAGCGAGGGCCATGGACATCCCATTCTCCAATGACAAGATCATTAACCTCCCCGTCGAGGAGTTCAACGAGCTTCTGGCCAAGCACCATCTCAACGAGGACCAGCTCGCGCTCATTCGTGACATCCGCCGCCGTGGAAAGAACAAAATGGCAGCACAAAACTGCCGTAAACGCAAGCTAGACACCATCATGAAACTCGAGCAGGGCGTGCAAGACCTGCAACGCGAAAAAGCTCATTTGCTGAAGGAGAAGATGGAGTACTGTAAGTGCATCAGACAGACGAAGCAGAAGGTTCAAAGCCTTTCGCAGGAATTGTTTGCACAGCTGCGGGACGAGGAAGGCAGACCCTACTCGGCCAGCGAATACTTTTTGCAGTACGGCCCCGATGGCGTTCTTCTCATGCCTCGTAACATGAGCACAGAACAAAGCAACAAGCCCGAGAAGAAGCAGAAGGACAAAAAGAAGTGA
- the nfe2l1b gene encoding endoplasmic reticulum membrane sensor NFE2L1b isoform X2, with translation MLYLKKYFTEGLIQFTILLSLIGVRLDLDTYLNNQLPPLHEIILGPSSAYTQTQFHNLRNTLDGYGIHPKSVDLDHFFATRRLLNQVRSLDHLRVPSTELSAWLVHRDPETVVSATSQSGPSIALDNGGSLEDVNNSDASAMRGAGSASETTYSLSGEDSLGAVAPEDSQEQGERESSDDLSKELTSLGAQTSLSMQECLRLLEATFPFGEEPEFQATGPTSQLRDSTEETPTTSQGIALQATLSQSDTPLDLEQQWQDIMSIMELQDMEVNTAENVTMNDDPNNNNASTTESATIGSFELPQSTLINQDVSLHQASLPSCSQDFPTLFNPELDSTVGQQPTLVRLSSSNSSNINSTFGATNLTGLFLPPPLNSTTNLTTTPVLPDPFSSLLEESMLDEISLLDLAMEEGFSQDQASQLKDELDSDSGLSLDSSHSPASPSNSETSCSSAASSSSTSATFSEEGAVGYSTDSEAAAAEAEEGAVGGYQPEYSKLCRMSYQDPSQFHGIPQLENVNHNHTYNLPLPSSYSERSQLSASCSKKGRDKQMQQTKLQPPQDCMDRQSSRDERRARAMDIPFSNDKIINLPVEEFNELLAKHHLNEDQLALIRDIRRRGKNKMAAQNCRKRKLDTIMKLEQGVQDLQREKAHLLKEKMEYCKCIRQTKQKVQSLSQELFAQLRDEEGRPYSASEYFLQYGPDGVLLMPRNMSTEQSNKPEKKQKDKKK, from the exons ATGCTTTACTTGAAAAAGTACTTCACAGAGGGTCTTATTCAGTTCACTATCCTCCTGAGTCTAATTGGGGTACGGCTGGACTTGGACACTTATTTAAACAATCAGCTCCCCCCACTCCATGAGATCATCCTGGGCCCCAGCTCGGCCTACACCCAGACGCAGTTCCACAATCTCCGTAACACCCTGGACGGCTATGGCATCCATCCTAAAAGTGTGGACCTGGACCATTTTTTCGCCACTCGTCGGCTTCTGAACCAGGTGCGCTCCCTGGATCATCTGCGTGTGCCCAGCACCGAGTTGAGTGCCTGGCTGGTGCATCGTGACCCAGAGACTGTGGTTTCGGCAACCAGTCAGTCCGGCCCCAGTATTGCCCTGGACAATGGGGGCAGCCTGGAGGACGTGAACAACTCTGACGCCTCGGCCATGAGAGGGGCTGGCAGTGCTTCTGAGACCACTTACAGCCTCAGCGGAGAGGACAGCCTGGGAGCCGTGGCCCCTGAGGACAGTCAGGAGcaaggggagagagagagcagcgaCGACCTCTCCAAAGAG CTTACCAGTCTCGGTGCTCAGACTTCATTATCCATGCAGGAATGTCTGAGGCTTCTGGAGGCCACCTTTCCGTTTGGAGAAGAGCCAGAG TTCCAGGCCACTGGACCCACCTCACAGCTGAGAGATTCAACCGAGGAAACACCTACAACATCACAAGGGATCGCTCTACAAGCCACTCTGTCACAGTCTGATACACCACTAGACCTGGAGCAGCAGTGGCAGGACATAATGTCAATAATGGAACTGCAG GACATGGAGGTCAATACAGCAGAAAATGTCACCATGAATGATGACCCCAATAACAACAATGCCAGCACCACTGAATCAGCCACAATAGGAAGTTTTGAACTCCCACAGTCCACTCTCATTAACCAGGATGTTAGTCTCCACCAGGCTTCGCTTCCAAGTTGCAGCCAGGACTTTCCCACACTCTTCAACCCCGAGCTGGATTCCACCGTGGGACAGCAGCCTACCCTAGTCAGGCTCTCTTCTAGCAACTCCTCCAATATCAATTCAACATTTGGAGCTACTAACTTGACCGGCCTCTTTCTTCCACCACCTCTAAACAGTACTACAAACCTAACCACCACGCCGGTGCTGCCAGATCCATTTTCCAGTCTGTTGGAAGAGTCTATGCTGGATGAAATTAGCCTGCTAGACCTGGCGATGGAAGAGGGTTTCAGCCAAGACCAGGCTTCTCAGCTCAAGGATGAGCTCGATTCCGACTCAGGTCTTTCACTGGACTCTAGCCATAGCCCAGCCTCACCTAGCAACTCCGAGACATCCTGCTCATCAGCCGCATCATCTTCATCAACCTCTGCTACCTTCTCGGAGGAAGGTGCTGTGGGCTACAGCACCGATTCAGAGGCGGCCGCAGCAGAAGCGGAGGAAGGAGCTGTCGGGGGCTACCAACCGGAGTATAGCAAGCTGTGCCGCATGAGCTACCAAGATCCCTCTCAGTTCCATGGCATTCCGCAGCTGGAAAATGTCAATCACAACCACACCTACAACCTACCACTGCCATCGTCCTACTCTGAGCGTTCTCAGCTGTCCGCATCCTGCAGCAAGAAAGGCAGAGACAAGCAAATGCAGCAGACGAAGCTCCAGCCACCACAAGACTGCATGGACAGGCAGTCTAGCCGTGATGAACGCAGAGCGAGGGCCATGGACATCCCATTCTCCAATGACAAGATCATTAACCTCCCCGTCGAGGAGTTCAACGAGCTTCTGGCCAAGCACCATCTCAACGAGGACCAGCTCGCGCTCATTCGTGACATCCGCCGCCGTGGAAAGAACAAAATGGCAGCACAAAACTGCCGTAAACGCAAGCTAGACACCATCATGAAACTCGAGCAGGGCGTGCAAGACCTGCAACGCGAAAAAGCTCATTTGCTGAAGGAGAAGATGGAGTACTGTAAGTGCATCAGACAGACGAAGCAGAAGGTTCAAAGCCTTTCGCAGGAATTGTTTGCACAGCTGCGGGACGAGGAAGGCAGACCCTACTCGGCCAGCGAATACTTTTTGCAGTACGGCCCCGATGGCGTTCTTCTCATGCCTCGTAACATGAGCACAGAACAAAGCAACAAGCCCGAGAAGAAGCAGAAGGACAAAAAGAAGTGA
- the LOC113111483 gene encoding BEN domain-containing protein 6 isoform X1 → MRRKTKAQRILDYENEEDEEEEQKPDCFSQNGAQKRRKLFSSNEKAEENCSSDAGFQKLDIKVNELDCSSADLYTDSPPASESQEAHYLQSYSKKELITMVLCMQKEMDNLKEQLRCLTACGKLARNLEMLIEKTQMWSNGNNGTSLGTPDSQGTAQAPTEADAVIPDVRSPPAIVNGQWLNQGPGPQKPHEATQNALRDGLFTEFITPELLERCNTGTTPQKLTNDLLRGLYERECLASHSISGVMFNKRGQPKPALPTEEVQAILRTVQYFFPGKTDAEIKGYIRQKLQNEAKRLRKKPSLSDQYESRGFNVPLDTIEKTQMWSNGNNGTSLATPDSQGTAQAPTEADALIPDVRSPPAIVNGQWPNQGPG, encoded by the exons ATGAGAAGGAAAACAAAAGCGCAGCGAATTCTTGACTACGAAAatgaagaggatgaggaagaggaacaAAAACCGGACTGCTTCAGT CAGAACGGTGCACAGAAACGAAGAAAACTGTTTTCTTCCAACGAGAAAGCAGAAGAAAATTGCTCATCCGACGCCGGGTTTCAGAAGTTAGACATCAAG GTTAATGAGCTGGATTGTTCTTCCGCAGACCTCTACACTGACAGTCCTCCTGCTTCTGAGTCTCAG GAGGCTCATTATTTACAGTCCTATTCGAAGAAGGAGCTTATTACCATGGTCTTGTGCATGCAGAAGGAAATGGACAACTTGAAGGAACAACTTAGGTGCCTTACAG CATGTGGAAAGCTGGCAAGAAACCTGGAAATGCTGATTGAGAAGACCCAGATGTGGTCAAATGGGAACAATGGGACCTCTCTCGGGACCCCAGATTCTCAAGGTACGGCGCAGGCACCCACCGAGGCAGATGCTGTGATACCAGATGTGCGTTCTCCTCCGGCCATTGTGAATGGGCAATGGCTGAATCAGGGTCCAGGACCACAGAAACCTCATGAGGCCACTCAGAATGCTCTAAGGGACGGGCTCTTCACAGAG TTTATCACTCCTGAACTCTTGGAGAGGTGTAACACAGGCACCACTCCCCAAAAACTGACCAACGACCTGCTCCGTGGACTCTACGAGAGGGAATGCCTGGCTTCCCACTCTATATCTGGAGTCATGTTCAACAAGAGAGGCCAACCAAAGCCTGCTCTCCCCACTGAAGAGGTCCAGGCAATCCTGA GAACCGTTCAGTATTTCTTTCCTGGCAAGACTGACGCAGAGATCAAGGGCTACATCCGACAAAAACTGCAAAACGAAGCCAAGAGGCTGAGGAAGAAACCTTCACTCTCAGACCAATATGAGTCTAGAGGTTTCAATGTACCGTTAGATACGATTGAGAAGACCCAGATGTGGTCAAATGGGAACAATGGGACCTCTCTTGCTACCCCAGATTCTCAAGGCACGGCGCAGGCACCCACCGAGGCAGATGCTTTGATACCAGATGTGCGTTCTCCTCCGGCCATTGTGAATGGGCAATGGCCGAATCAGGGTCCAGGCTGA
- the LOC113111483 gene encoding BEN domain-containing protein 6 isoform X2, producing MRRKTKAQRILDYENEEDEEEEQKPDCFSNGAQKRRKLFSSNEKAEENCSSDAGFQKLDIKVNELDCSSADLYTDSPPASESQEAHYLQSYSKKELITMVLCMQKEMDNLKEQLRCLTACGKLARNLEMLIEKTQMWSNGNNGTSLGTPDSQGTAQAPTEADAVIPDVRSPPAIVNGQWLNQGPGPQKPHEATQNALRDGLFTEFITPELLERCNTGTTPQKLTNDLLRGLYERECLASHSISGVMFNKRGQPKPALPTEEVQAILRTVQYFFPGKTDAEIKGYIRQKLQNEAKRLRKKPSLSDQYESRGFNVPLDTIEKTQMWSNGNNGTSLATPDSQGTAQAPTEADALIPDVRSPPAIVNGQWPNQGPG from the exons ATGAGAAGGAAAACAAAAGCGCAGCGAATTCTTGACTACGAAAatgaagaggatgaggaagaggaacaAAAACCGGACTGCTTCAGT AACGGTGCACAGAAACGAAGAAAACTGTTTTCTTCCAACGAGAAAGCAGAAGAAAATTGCTCATCCGACGCCGGGTTTCAGAAGTTAGACATCAAG GTTAATGAGCTGGATTGTTCTTCCGCAGACCTCTACACTGACAGTCCTCCTGCTTCTGAGTCTCAG GAGGCTCATTATTTACAGTCCTATTCGAAGAAGGAGCTTATTACCATGGTCTTGTGCATGCAGAAGGAAATGGACAACTTGAAGGAACAACTTAGGTGCCTTACAG CATGTGGAAAGCTGGCAAGAAACCTGGAAATGCTGATTGAGAAGACCCAGATGTGGTCAAATGGGAACAATGGGACCTCTCTCGGGACCCCAGATTCTCAAGGTACGGCGCAGGCACCCACCGAGGCAGATGCTGTGATACCAGATGTGCGTTCTCCTCCGGCCATTGTGAATGGGCAATGGCTGAATCAGGGTCCAGGACCACAGAAACCTCATGAGGCCACTCAGAATGCTCTAAGGGACGGGCTCTTCACAGAG TTTATCACTCCTGAACTCTTGGAGAGGTGTAACACAGGCACCACTCCCCAAAAACTGACCAACGACCTGCTCCGTGGACTCTACGAGAGGGAATGCCTGGCTTCCCACTCTATATCTGGAGTCATGTTCAACAAGAGAGGCCAACCAAAGCCTGCTCTCCCCACTGAAGAGGTCCAGGCAATCCTGA GAACCGTTCAGTATTTCTTTCCTGGCAAGACTGACGCAGAGATCAAGGGCTACATCCGACAAAAACTGCAAAACGAAGCCAAGAGGCTGAGGAAGAAACCTTCACTCTCAGACCAATATGAGTCTAGAGGTTTCAATGTACCGTTAGATACGATTGAGAAGACCCAGATGTGGTCAAATGGGAACAATGGGACCTCTCTTGCTACCCCAGATTCTCAAGGCACGGCGCAGGCACCCACCGAGGCAGATGCTTTGATACCAGATGTGCGTTCTCCTCCGGCCATTGTGAATGGGCAATGGCCGAATCAGGGTCCAGGCTGA
- the cdk5rap3 gene encoding CDK5 regulatory subunit-associated protein 3 isoform X2 codes for MENIQNVPIDIQTSKLLDWLVDRRHCTLKWQSAVMIIREKINAAIQDMPENEEIKQLLSGSYIHYFHCLRIIEILKGTEASTKNIFGRYSSQRMKDWQEIVSLYEKDNVYLAEVASILIRSVSYEGPALRKQVSKAQQLQQELSRRELECQSGATDMRERYYAACKQYGIQGENVARELQALVKDLPVVLEKTGKKAACLDEAINFYAAFINFVSDWSGEVLPTLTFVQRKGNTTVYEWKTGNVPTVVEKPVMEEAPPDVVTEETIDWGNLGVGADTEEVNFGISVEDGVDLGISLESGTEETSAGGIDWGGSEPVEIEIVDDGTDCPDGVARGEDALSLLENSQTRGEFINELKELEMFLCQRLSEMREEGDLVTMSQFQLAPSMIQAQTPGRVEAMLADVRDLLNGLTSVRMQHLFMIQASPRYVERVSELLRQKLKQADILVLKRGTLAEKRQEALEEQARLEPRIDLLAARTKELQKLIEADISKRYNNRPVNLMGVNV; via the exons ATGGAG AACATCCAGAATGTCCCAATTGACATCCAAACCAGTAAACTCTTAG ACTGGCTGGTGGACCGGAGACACTGCACGCTGAAATGGCAAAGTGCAGTGATGATAATTAGAGAGAAAATCAATGCCGCCATTCAGGATATGCCGGAGAATGAGGAGATCAAACAACTGCTCTCAGGCTCat ATATCCACTATTTCCATTGCTTGCGTATAATCGAAATATTAAAAGGAACAGAAGCGTCCaccaaaaatatttttggcaGATATTCATCACAAAGGATGAAG GATTGGCAAGAAATAGTGTCCTTGTATGAAAAAGACAATGTCTACTTAG CTGAAGTGGCCAGTATATTGATTCGTAGTGTAAGCTATGAAGGTCCTGCTCTGAGGAAACAGGTGTCTAAAGCGCAGCAGCTGCAGCAGGAGTTGAGCCGAAGAGAACTGGAGTGTCAGAGCGGGGCCACCGACATGAGGGAACGCTATTATGCTGCCTGTAAACAGTATGGGATACAG GGGGAAAATGTGGCAAGGGAGTTACAAGCACTCGTTAAGGATCTGCCTGTAGTTTTAGAAAAAACTGGTAAAAAAGCAGCCTGTCTGGATGAAGCTATAAACTTTTATGCAGCCTTCATAAACTTTGTTAGTGATTG gtcTGGAGAAGTCCTGCCCACTCTAACATTTGTCCAGAGGAAAGGAAACACAACTGTATATGAGTGGAAGACAGGAAATGTGCCCACAGTTGTAGAGAAACCTGTAATGGAGGAAGCCCCACCTGATGTTGTCACAGAGGAGACT ATTGACTGGGGTAACCTTGGTGTTGGTGCTGATACTGAAGAGGTGAATTTTGGGATTTCTGTTGAGGATGGTGTCGACTTGGGTATTAGTCTCGAGTCTGGCACAGAG GAAACCAGTGCTGGTGGTATTGACTGGGGAGGCTCTGAACCTGTGGAAATTGAAATTGTGGATGATGGCACAGACT GTCCTGATGGTGTTGCCAGAGGTGAAGATGCGCTTTCACTTCTAGAAAACTCACAGACACGTGGCGAGTTCATCAATGAGCTGAAGGAG TTGGAAATGTTCCTGTGTCAGCGGCTCAGTGAGATGCGTGAAGAAGGCGACTTGGTGACCATGAGTCAGTTCCAGCTCGCTCCCTCAATGATTCAGGCCCAGACTCCCGGGCGTGTGGAGGCCATGCTGGCAGACGTGCGTGACCTGCTAAACGGGCTCACTTCAGTACGAATGCAGCACCTCTTCATGATCCAGGCATCACCACG CTACGTGGAGCGTGTTTCAGAGTTACTGCGGCAGAAACTCAAGCAGGCTGATATCTTGGTGTTAAAGCGTGGCACACTGGCTGAAAAACGACAAGAGGCTCTGGAAGAACAGGCCAGGCTGGAGCCCCGCATTGATCTGCTGGCTGCTCGCACCAAGGAGCTCCAGAAACTG ATTGAAGCTGACATCTCCAAAAGATACAACAACCGGCCTGTCAACCTCATGGGAGTAAATGTGTGA
- the cdk5rap3 gene encoding CDK5 regulatory subunit-associated protein 3 isoform X1: protein MEQNIQNVPIDIQTSKLLDWLVDRRHCTLKWQSAVMIIREKINAAIQDMPENEEIKQLLSGSYIHYFHCLRIIEILKGTEASTKNIFGRYSSQRMKDWQEIVSLYEKDNVYLAEVASILIRSVSYEGPALRKQVSKAQQLQQELSRRELECQSGATDMRERYYAACKQYGIQGENVARELQALVKDLPVVLEKTGKKAACLDEAINFYAAFINFVSDWSGEVLPTLTFVQRKGNTTVYEWKTGNVPTVVEKPVMEEAPPDVVTEETIDWGNLGVGADTEEVNFGISVEDGVDLGISLESGTEETSAGGIDWGGSEPVEIEIVDDGTDCPDGVARGEDALSLLENSQTRGEFINELKELEMFLCQRLSEMREEGDLVTMSQFQLAPSMIQAQTPGRVEAMLADVRDLLNGLTSVRMQHLFMIQASPRYVERVSELLRQKLKQADILVLKRGTLAEKRQEALEEQARLEPRIDLLAARTKELQKLIEADISKRYNNRPVNLMGVNV, encoded by the exons ATGGAG CAGAACATCCAGAATGTCCCAATTGACATCCAAACCAGTAAACTCTTAG ACTGGCTGGTGGACCGGAGACACTGCACGCTGAAATGGCAAAGTGCAGTGATGATAATTAGAGAGAAAATCAATGCCGCCATTCAGGATATGCCGGAGAATGAGGAGATCAAACAACTGCTCTCAGGCTCat ATATCCACTATTTCCATTGCTTGCGTATAATCGAAATATTAAAAGGAACAGAAGCGTCCaccaaaaatatttttggcaGATATTCATCACAAAGGATGAAG GATTGGCAAGAAATAGTGTCCTTGTATGAAAAAGACAATGTCTACTTAG CTGAAGTGGCCAGTATATTGATTCGTAGTGTAAGCTATGAAGGTCCTGCTCTGAGGAAACAGGTGTCTAAAGCGCAGCAGCTGCAGCAGGAGTTGAGCCGAAGAGAACTGGAGTGTCAGAGCGGGGCCACCGACATGAGGGAACGCTATTATGCTGCCTGTAAACAGTATGGGATACAG GGGGAAAATGTGGCAAGGGAGTTACAAGCACTCGTTAAGGATCTGCCTGTAGTTTTAGAAAAAACTGGTAAAAAAGCAGCCTGTCTGGATGAAGCTATAAACTTTTATGCAGCCTTCATAAACTTTGTTAGTGATTG gtcTGGAGAAGTCCTGCCCACTCTAACATTTGTCCAGAGGAAAGGAAACACAACTGTATATGAGTGGAAGACAGGAAATGTGCCCACAGTTGTAGAGAAACCTGTAATGGAGGAAGCCCCACCTGATGTTGTCACAGAGGAGACT ATTGACTGGGGTAACCTTGGTGTTGGTGCTGATACTGAAGAGGTGAATTTTGGGATTTCTGTTGAGGATGGTGTCGACTTGGGTATTAGTCTCGAGTCTGGCACAGAG GAAACCAGTGCTGGTGGTATTGACTGGGGAGGCTCTGAACCTGTGGAAATTGAAATTGTGGATGATGGCACAGACT GTCCTGATGGTGTTGCCAGAGGTGAAGATGCGCTTTCACTTCTAGAAAACTCACAGACACGTGGCGAGTTCATCAATGAGCTGAAGGAG TTGGAAATGTTCCTGTGTCAGCGGCTCAGTGAGATGCGTGAAGAAGGCGACTTGGTGACCATGAGTCAGTTCCAGCTCGCTCCCTCAATGATTCAGGCCCAGACTCCCGGGCGTGTGGAGGCCATGCTGGCAGACGTGCGTGACCTGCTAAACGGGCTCACTTCAGTACGAATGCAGCACCTCTTCATGATCCAGGCATCACCACG CTACGTGGAGCGTGTTTCAGAGTTACTGCGGCAGAAACTCAAGCAGGCTGATATCTTGGTGTTAAAGCGTGGCACACTGGCTGAAAAACGACAAGAGGCTCTGGAAGAACAGGCCAGGCTGGAGCCCCGCATTGATCTGCTGGCTGCTCGCACCAAGGAGCTCCAGAAACTG ATTGAAGCTGACATCTCCAAAAGATACAACAACCGGCCTGTCAACCTCATGGGAGTAAATGTGTGA
- the prr15lb gene encoding proline-rich protein 15-like protein B yields the protein MADPAWWKITFLKKKKSEPKVLYEIPPDFSTNNANKDLGNDNADSNLDARLEKIVDKSATKGRHVKVSHSGRFKEKKKIRATLAENPSLFPEPARTDKNHVEK from the coding sequence ATGGCCGACCCTGCCTGGTGGAAGATCACCTTCCTGAAGAAAAAGAAGTCAGAGCCAAAGGTCCTGTATGAAATACCACCCGACTTCAGCACCAACAATGCGAATAAAGACCTGGGCAACGACAACGCAGACAGCAATTTAGACGCCAGACTGGAAAAAATAGTGGATAAATCTGCCACCAAGGGCCGTCATGTAAAAGTCTCCCATTCTGGTCGGtttaaagagaagaagaagattCGCGCGACTCTGGCAGAAAATCCAAGCCTTTTCCCCGAACCTGCTCGGACTGACAAAAACCATGTGGAAAAATAA